The following nucleotide sequence is from Vulpes lagopus strain Blue_001 chromosome 1, ASM1834538v1, whole genome shotgun sequence.
GTTTccgatattttgtttttttataacaggtttgttgtattttttttaaataaaatacaaatgcagtatttttacatctttcttttgGATATCATAAGCCCAATATTCAAATCTATTttgatacttttaaaatcttttaaaatatttttttcttgagaaactgaaaaaggaagTTGTTTATTGCGGGGAAGAGGATGCAAGcaacataaaaatcaaaagcttATCTGGCTTTcactgacttttctttctctgcttctcaaatGGGGGCTGGATTTTATTTGGACATTTTCTGAGGGTCCCAATCTGCTTATGGAATACTTTATACAGGGGAAAGCTGTGGGACAGATTCCTTAAAAGACCCTTCTGGAAAACTCTCATTGGGCAGGGAGTGTTGCTCAATGTtgcctatttccttcccttctgttTCATCTGTATTACAAAATAGTCATTGCATGCAATGGTGAGCCTAGCAATTAGTGAAAAGAAGCTCTGGAAGTCCACTTTGCCATCTTGGCACTGGCCTAGGTCCTTCATTATTTTGTCCATGGCCAGGGGGtctttttgattttctaaaaagCCAGGAAACTCCTTTTCCATGAGTATTCTCAGGTCCTCCTTTGTTAAATAGCCTCTAACCCCAGCAAACTTGTGAAATGTGAACATCATGGTTTCCATGACATGCTCCATTTGAAAGGGCATTTTGGTGAGGTCTGTTGAAATCTTGGTCAGAGGTGAGGTGAGGATGCTTGGCTGACTAGGATGCATAGccagtctaaaatattttttcttattaaaaaatgatacatcCAAAAAGTATTCaggcaaggaaataaaaatagctaccatgggtgtcattatttattttgaatattaattctgTCACCTTTCATGTTAGATCACCTGGAAATTCGATAAATAAGCTTTCTACAACTTATTCATAccatcaaaaaaattaataatgtcaGGCTGGTTTCCAGCTTCTCTTCCTGGCATCTCACTCGGTAATTATCAAGAAAATGGTTAGTGATTAAAATCCAACACACAGTTTCTACAAACTTTTAATTCTATGGCGGGTGTCTTTTTCTTTGGAGTTGTGGGAAGTGGCTAAGAAATGCAGTCTGGGCTTGAAGTGGCACTGAGGAGGTGGAGAAGATTTCATTATTTGGGCAGGCTCTAGGGCAGATTTTTCTCCAGAGACAAAGAGTAAACCAAACAACAACCCACTATATAAAGTCAAGGTCCTCAGACAGAAAAGATCATCTATGAATCCAAAGTCTAGAACATTAGAGATGAGAATTAAGACTGAATGCAGAGAATTCTTGAGTTTAGAGCTCTGTCAAGAAAAGATTAAGCCAACTATTGTTGAGGgcaagaaaatttcaaattgtgACCAGCTGCcttaaatatttaactttgaCCTGGGAGGATGTGTCTGAGGCAGAGGATGTCTGGACTGTTCTAAAAGTTCCATGTGTCAGAGTCATCTGACAGCCACCTGTGTCTTCTAGTCCTTAGTGCAGTTTTCTGGAATGAGACATGAAAAAATTGCAAGTTTCTTGTTAATTCGTGTCTAATAATACTCACTAATTCTTGTGAAGTTCAAGAAATCTCAGTAGCAGAAACTCCAAAAGTGATGTCCTGATGCCTGAATGTTAATGTCTGATATTAGAGTCTGAATAGAAGACTTTTATATATGGGAACCCATGGAGTTAAGTCTAGAAACAGAGAGATGATGATTGAAGGACTCCTTCTGATCCCTGAAGCTAGTCATTTTTTGCCTGCCATCttgatcttttatctttttcaattGCTCAGTTGCAAATTCTGTGAATAAGTGGTTTGGGTTAAATGCAACCTAGCCAtccaatttgttttctgtcatgACCCATGACattgaaaactattttctttgtatttatttctaagcTACTTGTCTTGTAATTTTGACAAACGCCCTATGCCTGTCCTTGTAAGGAAAGAAGACCATGTGGCAGTTTTTCTAATGAGAGTCCCTATTTGTATCATCTTCACAGTTCAGAGGATTATGGCGACAGGTGATTGACAGAAGAGAAATAgagtatataaaatgtttatttcacaaaatataacTGTTGATGAGGTCCTGAACTAGGCAATGAATGGggatagaaaagaaaacatttaggacttgaagaaaagaaaacctgacaAGATTTGGGGATTGATTGGCTTTGAGGGATGGGGGAAAGgtgcaggggaagggaggagtcAAAGATGATTAAAGTATTGAGAAAggtgaaaaaatggaaataattgcttatttgttttctgaaacCAGTGAGAGTTTTGAAAGAGGGGCAAAATGTTTTGGTAAACATCCTGTCATAACATGGAAACCATGATACCTGAGCAAACTGGATTCCAAGTTTGCCATGCCAGTCTTATTGAAAATAGTGTGAGAAGAAATCCTACagtaatttctaataaaaatatcttatatttGCTGTATGACTAAGCTGACAAGTAGAGGAAGTTGTTCACCAAATTTTCTCCATATGCTTTTAAACAAAGAACCACACCTTAATAGAGGGGTAGCAAAATATCGTCTGTTTACCAAACCTGGTCCACTTCCTGCTTTTGAACAGTTTGTAAGCTAAAactgatttttcaatttttaaatgattgaaaaaaattaaaaagaagaaaaacgtTTTGTGACGTGAAAATTATAGAATTCTTACATTTTAGTGTttataattaaagttttattgaaacatagcCATGTGCATTTGTTTATGTCCTTTCCATACCTGCTTTTGTTTATAATGACAGAGTTTAGTATCTTtcacagagaccatatggcccacaaagtctaaaatatttattatctaactgtttaagaaatatttgcctaccTCTGCcttaatatgaaatatatatctaAAGATACGTTTGGAAAGAATGATAATGTAAATTGAAAGCGTAACTAGAAAAAAACAGTAGTTCAATTTTAGCAGTATTTTTGCTTCATCCatttactcagtaaatatttgtggaaagcCTACTGTTTGTCAGTCACTATCCAAGATGTTACAGACACAGAAATTTGTTAAAACAAACTTAAACATTAGTCCACCTCTTAGAGTGAAGTACTCTGAAAATTAGTCCTCCTTTGTTTATTCCTGGCAAGAAAATGGACTGAGTTAGAGAAGAGGCTTTTTTCTAAGACTCACTAATTCTTGCCAgtactggggcacctgcgtggctcagtggttgagcatctgctcttggctcaggttgtgatcccagggtcctaggacctAGTCCTGCAGcaggttctccacagggagcctgcttctccctctgcctgtgtctctgtctttctctgtgtgtcttttatgaattaaaaaaaaaaaaaaaagtgcctttgtTAAAGTCTTGGCAAAACAAGTGGGTGGATATGTAGTGAATCTAACCTCACCCGAATGTATATATGGTTTTGAATTTATATTCACTAACAACAGGTAGAAGTTTTAAGGAACCTAT
It contains:
- the LOC121490345 gene encoding protein S100-A10-like; its protein translation is MPFQMEHVMETMMFTFHKFAGVRGYLTKEDLRILMEKEFPGFLENQKDPLAMDKIMKDLGQCQDGKVDFQSFFSLIARLTIACNDYFVIQMKQKGRK